A single region of the Acidobacteriota bacterium genome encodes:
- a CDS encoding HAD family phosphatase, with product MTKAVIWDLDGTLINSVDHHWEAWREVMAAENLTLTFDDFVADFGKRNDEILRGRIDSRMSDAEVARIALAKEEAYRRFIHSKGLVLLPGAETWLRQLKADGWRQALGTSAPRGNIDAVFDVLGMKEFFDAVMSSEQVKAGKPSPDVFLAAAEKMNVAPECCVVVEDAPAGTEAARRAGMKAIGVLTTHGELKADWVFKSLADIPQDFFATVYR from the coding sequence ATGACCAAAGCTGTAATCTGGGACTTGGACGGAACGCTAATCAATTCCGTTGACCATCATTGGGAAGCCTGGCGCGAAGTCATGGCCGCGGAAAACCTCACGCTGACATTTGACGATTTCGTCGCCGATTTTGGCAAACGCAATGACGAAATTTTGCGCGGGCGAATTGATTCGCGAATGTCCGATGCGGAAGTCGCACGCATCGCGCTGGCAAAGGAAGAAGCTTATCGCCGCTTCATTCACAGCAAAGGGCTGGTGTTATTGCCGGGAGCGGAAACCTGGTTGCGGCAATTGAAAGCAGACGGTTGGCGACAAGCGCTGGGTACGTCGGCTCCGCGCGGAAACATTGACGCAGTGTTTGACGTGCTCGGCATGAAGGAGTTTTTTGACGCCGTGATGTCTTCCGAACAGGTCAAAGCCGGAAAGCCTTCGCCGGATGTGTTTCTGGCGGCGGCGGAAAAAATGAACGTCGCGCCGGAATGCTGTGTCGTTGTCGAAGACGCGCCCGCCGGAACCGAAGCCGCTCGGCGAGCGGGGATGAAAGCCATCGGCGTGCTGACAACACATGGTGAATTGAAGGCCGACTGGGTTTTCAAATCGCTGGCAGATATTCCGCAGGACTTTTTTGCTACCGTGTATCGTTAA
- a CDS encoding lysophospholipid acyltransferase family protein codes for MPQAAQIDRFSEGVIASPRLYQVALENNQDNPAAVKEAMRRRGFVRSYIEFAIAWLILHGVRLLPRWLAIKGGKAVGAIAYTVLPHLRRNAEANLRLAFPNSTATERQQIKRGTFRNLGRLLGEVSQFPKLNRQNIESVVSYVGLENFLDAVATGRGVILLTGHIGAWELSVFAHSVYGHPMSFLARRVDNPLVEQLAEANRTRFGNRSIDKKNSVREVLKTLKSGGVVGILADLNSSREEGVFCDFFGIPACTTAGVATLALRTGAIVLPGYIVWDEAANIHRLHFEPPVETINTGNRDEDVQANTANYTKVIESIVRRYPDQWLWIHRRWRTRPEGEPEIY; via the coding sequence ATGCCGCAAGCAGCGCAAATTGACAGGTTTTCTGAGGGCGTGATAGCTTCGCCGCGCTTGTATCAAGTGGCATTGGAAAACAATCAAGACAATCCGGCCGCGGTCAAAGAAGCGATGCGCCGTCGCGGATTTGTGCGCAGTTATATTGAATTCGCCATCGCCTGGCTGATCCTGCACGGCGTTCGGTTGCTGCCGCGCTGGTTGGCGATCAAGGGCGGCAAGGCAGTCGGCGCAATCGCTTACACAGTGTTGCCGCATCTGCGTCGCAACGCCGAAGCCAATTTGCGGCTGGCGTTTCCTAACTCTACCGCTACCGAACGCCAGCAAATCAAACGCGGCACATTCCGCAACCTGGGCCGTTTACTTGGCGAAGTCAGCCAGTTTCCCAAACTGAACCGGCAAAACATCGAATCCGTAGTGAGTTACGTCGGCCTGGAAAATTTTTTGGATGCCGTAGCAACGGGACGAGGCGTGATTTTACTGACCGGCCACATTGGCGCTTGGGAACTGTCTGTTTTCGCGCATTCGGTTTATGGACACCCGATGTCGTTTCTGGCCAGGCGCGTGGACAATCCGTTGGTGGAACAACTGGCGGAAGCAAACCGAACGCGTTTTGGCAATCGCAGCATTGATAAGAAAAATTCCGTCCGCGAAGTGCTGAAAACGCTGAAATCCGGCGGCGTGGTGGGCATTCTGGCCGACCTGAATTCTTCGCGCGAAGAAGGCGTGTTTTGCGATTTCTTCGGCATTCCGGCTTGCACAACGGCGGGCGTAGCGACGCTGGCGCTGAGAACCGGCGCAATCGTTTTGCCCGGTTACATCGTCTGGGACGAAGCCGCGAACATTCATCGGCTGCATTTCGAACCGCCGGTTGAAACCATCAACACCGGCAACCGTGATGAAGACGTGCAAGCCAATACAGCCAATTACACCAAAGTCATCGAATCCATCGTGCGCCGGTATCCTGATCAATGGTTGTGGATTCATCGCCGCTGGCGAACTCGGCCCGAAGGCGAACCGGAAATTTACTGA
- a CDS encoding TMEM165/GDT1 family protein has translation MSELNFKTFLTTFGLIFLAELGDKTQLATITMAAQTKQPVTVFFGSALALAAVSLIGVVVGSVLANYINAEYLHKAAAVAFIAIGVLMLWGKV, from the coding sequence ATGAGCGAGCTAAACTTCAAAACTTTTTTGACGACCTTTGGATTGATCTTTTTGGCGGAGCTTGGCGACAAGACTCAGTTGGCGACCATCACGATGGCTGCCCAAACCAAACAACCTGTCACTGTCTTTTTTGGTTCTGCGCTGGCGTTGGCCGCTGTTTCCCTGATTGGCGTTGTGGTGGGCAGCGTGTTGGCCAATTACATTAACGCCGAATACCTGCACAAAGCCGCCGCCGTCGCCTTCATCGCCATCGGCGTGTTGATGTTGTGGGGAAAAGTGTAA